In one Alnus glutinosa chromosome 12, dhAlnGlut1.1, whole genome shotgun sequence genomic region, the following are encoded:
- the LOC133851840 gene encoding flavin mononucleotide hydrolase 1, chloroplatic isoform X1, translating to MALTCRAPSISSFPVKPFPFPSFPYPKRSKMSLNLNTNASSGTTNRKLPILLFDIMDTIVRDPFYHDVPAFFGMSLKELIECKHPTAWSEFEKGRIDEVELARIFFKDGRSFDLKGLKNCMGRGYSYIEGVEELLHALKQNNYEIHAFTNYPIWYKMIEDKLKISRYLSWTFCSCIIGKRKPDPDFYLEVLSHLKVDPANCIFIDDRLRNVVAAMELGIVGLHFKSTDLLLQDLSSMGIDIPIDEHRQSPDQPKPTKEHTS from the exons ATGGCTCTTACATGTAGAGCGCCATCTATCTCCTCCTTTCCTGTAAAACCCTTTCCATTCCCATCATTCCCATACCCAAAACGTTCCAAAATGTCCCTAAATCTCAACACCAATGCCTCATCTGGAACTACTAACAGAAAGCTCCCTATACTGCTCTTTGACATCATGGACACCATTGTTCGCGACCCTTTTTACCACGACGTCCCTGCTTTCTTCGG AATGTCGTTGAAGGAACTGATAGAATGCAAGCACCCAACTGCATGGAGTGAGTTCGAAAAGGGGAGGATTGATGAG GTGGAGCTGGCCAGAATATTCTTTAAAGATGGAAGATCTTTTGACTTGAAAG GCCTCAAAAATTGCATGGGAAGAGGATATTCCTACATAGAAGGTGTTGAAGAATTGCTTCATgctttaaaacaaaacaactaTGAAATTCATGCTTTCACAAACTACCCAATCTG GTACAAAATGATTGAGGACAAGCTAAAAATTTCAAGATATTTATCTTGGACTTTTTGTTCATGTATAATTG gAAAGAGGAAGCCTGATCCTGATTTTTATTTGGAAGTTTTGAGCCATCTTAAAGTTGATCCAGCAAACTGTATCTTCATCGACGACAG GTTGAGAAATGTAGTGGCTGCCATGGAACTCGGAATTGTCGGTCTACATTTCAAGAGTACTGATTTATTGCTTCAAGATCTCTCTTCAATGGGAATTGACATTCCAATAGATGAACATCGCCAATCTCCGGACCAGCCAAAGCCGACAAAAGAGCACACATCTTGA
- the LOC133851840 gene encoding flavin mononucleotide hydrolase 1, chloroplatic isoform X2, with protein sequence MALTCRAPSISSFPVKPFPFPSFPYPKRSKMSLNLNTNASSGTTNRKLPILLFDIMDTIVRDPFYHDVPAFFGMSLKELIECKHPTAWSEFEKGRIDEVELARIFFKDGRSFDLKGLKNCMGRGYSYIEGVEELLHALKQNNYEIHAFTNYPIWYKMIEDKLKISRYLSWTFCSCIIGMFNGSDSRCVRVRVLVFVWASEERGSLILIFIWKF encoded by the exons ATGGCTCTTACATGTAGAGCGCCATCTATCTCCTCCTTTCCTGTAAAACCCTTTCCATTCCCATCATTCCCATACCCAAAACGTTCCAAAATGTCCCTAAATCTCAACACCAATGCCTCATCTGGAACTACTAACAGAAAGCTCCCTATACTGCTCTTTGACATCATGGACACCATTGTTCGCGACCCTTTTTACCACGACGTCCCTGCTTTCTTCGG AATGTCGTTGAAGGAACTGATAGAATGCAAGCACCCAACTGCATGGAGTGAGTTCGAAAAGGGGAGGATTGATGAG GTGGAGCTGGCCAGAATATTCTTTAAAGATGGAAGATCTTTTGACTTGAAAG GCCTCAAAAATTGCATGGGAAGAGGATATTCCTACATAGAAGGTGTTGAAGAATTGCTTCATgctttaaaacaaaacaactaTGAAATTCATGCTTTCACAAACTACCCAATCTG GTACAAAATGATTGAGGACAAGCTAAAAATTTCAAGATATTTATCTTGGACTTTTTGTTCATGTATAATTGGTATGTTTAATGGTTCAGACTCTCGTTGTGTGCGTGTGCGCGTGCTTGTATTTGTATGGGCTTCAGAG gAAAGAGGAAGCCTGATCCTGATTTTTATTTGGAAGTTTTGA
- the LOC133852571 gene encoding uncharacterized protein At2g29880-like yields the protein MKHRSFLTLLNEPTGFGWDPKKGTVTADEDAWARHLLVNPTATQFKTKGCANYNLLGIIFNKTTTTGVLQHASTQDPPNSEEERHLDEALLNGGVHVDLDADEELVDVDTPPPVNDNGRNHFGKRSGSTAPPRSERKKRQNVSEQLQATLAAMEESC from the exons ATGAAACACCGTAGCTTCTTGACCCTTTTGAACGAACCAACTGGATTCGGTTGGGATCCTAAAAAAGGCACGGTCACTGCTGATGAAGATGCTTGGGCAAGGCATCTCTTG gttAACCCTACTGCGACGCAGTTTAAGACCAAAGGATGTGCAAACTACAATCTATTGGGGATTATATTCAATAAGACCACAACAACTGGCGTGTTGCAACATGCATCTACACAAGACCCACCCAACTCTGAGGAAGAGAGACATCTAGATGAAGCGCTGCTAAACGGTGGTGTCCACGTGGATTTGGATGCTGATGAAGAGCTTGTTGATGTTGACACCCCACCCCCTGTGAATGACAATGGAAGAAACCACTTTGGAAAGCGTTCTGGAAGTACTGCACCACCAAGATCTGAGAGGAAAAAAAGGCAGAATGTGTCGGAACAGCTTCAAGCAACCTTGGCCGCTATGGAGGAGTCGTGCTAG
- the LOC133852728 gene encoding monothiol glutaredoxin-S7, chloroplastic, whose product MSCVRAFESTILPSTFSTSGVHKTATTRPLLHYPTRLLYTPPLTFTTSLGNNILYGPSFRRIASIRCFSALTPELKTTLDKVVTSSKVVLFMKGTKEFPQCGFSNTVVQILKSLNAPFETINILENEILRQGLKEYSSWPTFPQLYIEGEFFGGCDITVEAYKSGQLQEQLEKAMCS is encoded by the exons ATGTCGTGTGTAAGGGCCTTTGAGTCAACAATATTACCATCAACCTTCTCTACCTCTGGAGTGCACAAAACAGCCACTACCCGTCCACTCCTCCACTACCCCACTCGGCTCCTCTACACCCCACCTCTCACTTTCACTACTTCTCTTGGCAATAACATCTTGTACGGACCCAGTTTCAGAAGAATCGCCTCCATTCGTTGTTTCTCAG CATTAACTCCTGAGCTGAAGACTACGTTGGATAAAGTTGTTACTTCGAGCAAAGTGGTTCTTTTTATGAAGGGAACTAAGGAGTTTCCACAATGTGGATTTTCAAACACCGTGGTGCAAATATTGAAGTCTCTCAATGCACCTTTTGAAACAATCAACATACTAGAAAATGAAATACTACGTCAAGGATTAAAGGAGTATTCCAGCTGGCCTACCTTTCCTCAACTTTACATTGAAGGAGAGTTTTTTGGTGGCTGTGACATTACTGTCG AGGCATACAAAAGCGGTCAATTGCAGGAACAACTGGAGAAGGCAATGTGTTCTTGA